The Methanomicrobiales archaeon HGW-Methanomicrobiales-1 genome includes a region encoding these proteins:
- a CDS encoding thermosome subunit, with product MLSGQPIIILKENVERNRGKEAQRSNITAAKAIAGAVRTTLGPRGMDKMLVGSTGDIVITNDGATILSEIAVQHPGAKMVIEVARTQDDEVGDGTTTAVILVGALMEQAEIMLEQGIHPTVIAEGYRLGMNKSIEILNSLSHKVDPTDRKTLLKIADTAITGKSIECVKGKLDAIIVDAVMGVAEKSGTKYLVSEDDVMIKKQKGQSMDDAELIRGVVIDKTRVHDGMPRKIVKAKVAMIATPLEITKTQVKAKIKISNADQIAAFSEQERETLKKLADAVINSGANVLLCQKGIADAIQFYLAKSGILAIEDIPEADMKYAARAMHATILNKPESLTSKDLGIAELVEEDSDVNLTRISGCKNPKTITILLRGTSDYLLDELERAVVDGTRVVMDAMEDGTYVVGGGAVETELLMKVRDYAATMGGRVQIAIEAYAGAFESIPRTLAENSGFNPIDKLVELKNIHSKGKKNAGLNVYNGTIVDMLAEGVIEPLRSKRQSIQSASETAVMLIRVDDMMITQSRPGGMPPGMM from the coding sequence ATGCTATCTGGACAGCCAATTATCATTCTAAAAGAAAATGTAGAGCGTAACCGTGGCAAAGAAGCCCAGCGCTCGAATATTACAGCAGCAAAGGCAATAGCCGGTGCTGTCAGGACAACCCTTGGCCCACGGGGAATGGACAAGATGCTTGTCGGTTCTACGGGAGATATCGTCATCACCAATGATGGCGCGACGATATTAAGCGAAATCGCCGTTCAGCACCCCGGCGCAAAGATGGTCATTGAAGTCGCGCGGACCCAGGACGATGAAGTCGGCGATGGTACCACTACCGCTGTGATCCTTGTTGGCGCATTGATGGAACAGGCTGAAATCATGCTCGAACAGGGTATTCACCCGACCGTTATTGCCGAAGGATACCGCCTTGGGATGAACAAATCAATCGAGATTCTTAACAGTCTCTCCCATAAGGTTGACCCGACCGACCGGAAGACCCTGTTAAAGATCGCAGACACCGCAATCACCGGCAAATCAATCGAGTGCGTAAAAGGCAAGCTCGATGCCATCATCGTTGATGCGGTGATGGGTGTTGCCGAGAAGAGCGGCACGAAGTATCTCGTCAGCGAAGATGACGTGATGATCAAGAAGCAGAAAGGCCAGTCAATGGATGACGCCGAACTGATCCGCGGCGTAGTCATTGACAAGACCCGCGTTCACGACGGTATGCCCCGCAAGATTGTCAAGGCAAAAGTCGCCATGATCGCGACCCCTCTGGAGATCACCAAGACCCAGGTCAAGGCCAAGATCAAGATCTCAAACGCAGACCAGATCGCAGCATTCAGCGAACAGGAACGCGAAACGCTCAAGAAACTTGCCGATGCAGTTATCAACAGCGGTGCAAACGTTCTCCTCTGCCAGAAGGGTATTGCAGATGCAATCCAGTTCTACCTTGCAAAGAGCGGTATTCTTGCCATTGAAGATATCCCTGAAGCAGATATGAAATACGCTGCCCGGGCAATGCATGCAACCATCCTCAACAAACCCGAATCCCTGACATCCAAGGATCTCGGTATCGCAGAACTTGTTGAAGAGGACAGCGATGTTAACCTCACCAGGATCTCCGGCTGCAAGAACCCCAAGACGATCACGATCCTGCTCCGGGGCACCAGCGATTACCTCCTTGATGAGCTTGAACGCGCAGTCGTCGACGGCACCCGCGTAGTTATGGATGCCATGGAAGATGGCACATATGTAGTCGGTGGCGGTGCAGTAGAGACCGAACTGCTCATGAAAGTCAGGGACTATGCAGCAACCATGGGCGGCAGGGTCCAGATTGCCATAGAAGCCTATGCAGGGGCTTTTGAATCCATTCCCCGGACACTTGCCGAGAACTCGGGTTTCAACCCGATCGACAAATTAGTCGAGCTCAAAAATATCCACTCCAAGGGCAAGAAGAATGCGGGACTCAATGTCTATAACGGCACTATCGTCGATATGCTCGCAGAGGGCGTTATCGAGCCGCTCCGGTCAAAGCGCCAGTCAATCCAGAGCGCATCCGAGACAGCAGTCATGCTCATCCGCGTGGATGATATGATGATCACCCAGTCAAGGCCAGGCGGCATGCCGCCGGGCATGATGTAA